From one Enterococcus sp. DIV2402 genomic stretch:
- a CDS encoding DsbA family protein, protein MIEIYLFIHPFGSLCLEEETRLIDFINESSEKINLQILPFVNMTTTTSIMRKYGWDKKDLDSRNTFLNHSYSAALDYKAAQQQGKKYARIFLLKLQTAIICHKTPYSQQLAETLFAETGGDIDMFREDRQSALVKEKFWQDQQTARDLHIQHQTSAVIYNFYREEEYGILLQGGDALRTIPSLCQNARIFSSSKRLKRANERVHVEIPRLRLL, encoded by the coding sequence GTGATCGAGATCTATTTGTTTATTCACCCATTTGGTTCGCTTTGCCTAGAAGAAGAAACCAGATTAATCGATTTTATTAACGAAAGCTCCGAAAAAATCAATTTGCAAATTTTGCCTTTTGTTAATATGACCACTACAACATCTATTATGCGTAAGTATGGTTGGGACAAAAAAGATTTAGACTCTAGAAACACTTTTTTGAATCACTCATACTCGGCAGCACTTGACTACAAAGCAGCACAGCAACAAGGCAAAAAATATGCACGGATTTTTTTACTTAAACTGCAAACAGCAATTATCTGTCACAAAACGCCTTATTCACAGCAGCTAGCGGAAACTCTTTTTGCAGAAACTGGTGGCGATATCGATATGTTTCGTGAAGATCGGCAATCGGCACTCGTCAAAGAAAAATTTTGGCAAGATCAACAGACCGCCAGAGATTTACATATTCAACATCAAACTTCAGCAGTTATCTATAATTTTTATCGTGAAGAAGAATACGGCATTCTCTTACAAGGTGGCGATGCGTTGCGCACCATTCCTTCGTTGTGCCAAAATGCGAGAATATTCTCCTCTTCTAAACGTTTAAAACGTGCGAATGAACGTGTCCACGTAGAAATACCTAGATTAAGACTACTGTAA
- a CDS encoding cation:proton antiporter has product MAFIGTLCLILITTTLASHFSRRIGIPAVIGQLLVGVFLGSAGLHLVQTNELVHEFSEIGVILLMFLAGLESDLALLRKYFKPGLLVAVFGVILPLVLGLGTGEAFQVSFKESVFFGIILAATSVSISVEVLKELNVVNTKEGSTILGASVVDDILAVLILSLSIPFFTGGATNETPLSLLLIEQVLYFVLIFALVKWIAPYLIQLAEKLFANAAIIITSLVICLGMSYLADFVGLSSVIGAFFAGIAVSQTRVKQEVMHNVEALGYAIFIPVFFVSIGLDVSFENFGKRLLFIVAFTIVAIVSKLLGGFLGSKIAGFETNSALMVGAGMISRGEMALVILQIGHQSNMIEPQYYSPLVIIILLSTLLSPLILKYFTKKAYH; this is encoded by the coding sequence ATGGCATTTATTGGCACACTCTGCCTAATATTAATAACTACCACTCTGGCTTCGCATTTTTCACGAAGAATCGGTATACCAGCTGTAATCGGGCAGTTATTAGTCGGCGTGTTCTTAGGTAGTGCTGGTTTACATCTCGTACAAACCAACGAATTGGTACACGAATTTTCTGAAATCGGTGTTATTCTGCTCATGTTTTTAGCCGGTTTAGAAAGTGATTTAGCTTTGTTACGGAAATACTTTAAGCCGGGATTATTAGTCGCTGTTTTTGGCGTTATTTTGCCACTGGTATTAGGTTTAGGAACCGGTGAAGCCTTCCAAGTTAGCTTCAAAGAATCAGTCTTTTTCGGTATCATTTTAGCAGCTACTTCCGTTAGTATTTCGGTTGAAGTGTTAAAGGAACTCAATGTTGTTAATACAAAAGAAGGGTCGACAATTTTAGGTGCATCGGTTGTTGACGATATTTTAGCAGTATTAATTTTAAGTTTAAGTATTCCCTTTTTTACAGGTGGTGCTACTAACGAAACGCCTCTTTCGCTTTTATTGATTGAACAAGTTCTTTATTTTGTGTTGATTTTTGCTTTAGTCAAATGGATTGCACCTTATTTGATTCAATTGGCAGAAAAGTTATTTGCCAATGCCGCAATTATTATCACTTCGTTAGTTATTTGCTTAGGTATGTCGTATCTTGCTGATTTTGTCGGATTAAGTTCTGTCATTGGAGCCTTTTTCGCAGGAATTGCGGTTAGCCAAACAAGAGTCAAACAAGAAGTCATGCATAATGTGGAGGCATTAGGTTATGCAATATTTATCCCCGTCTTCTTTGTAAGTATCGGCTTAGATGTTTCTTTTGAAAACTTTGGAAAACGATTGTTGTTTATCGTAGCTTTCACAATTGTCGCGATTGTCTCTAAATTATTGGGGGGATTCTTGGGTTCCAAAATTGCTGGCTTTGAAACGAACAGTGCCTTAATGGTCGGTGCAGGAATGATTTCACGTGGCGAAATGGCGCTGGTCATTTTACAAATTGGACACCAATCAAATATGATTGAACCGCAATATTACTCACCTTTAGTCATCATTATATTGTTAAGCACCTTACTTTCCCCATTAATTTTGAAGTATTTTACGAAAAAGGCATATCATTAA
- a CDS encoding cation:proton antiporter, which translates to MEFIGILCLILVSTTIASHLSRRIGIPAVVGQLLVGVLLGGAVLNWVQSSELVHEFSEIGVILLMFLAGLESDLSLLKKYLKPSLLVATFGVIFPLVLGAVSGTAFQISFQESFFFGIILSATAVSITVEVLKEMNVMNTKEGSTTLGASVMDDVLVVLVLSLSIPLLTGSSSNGVPLPLMILEEIAYFALIFMLVKWIAPYLVNLAEKLFANSAVIIVSLVICLTMAYLADFVGLSAVIGAFFAGVAVSQTKVQHEVMHNVEALGYSVFVPVFFVSIGLDVSFENFKSQLLFIIVFTFIAVVSKILGGFTGSKLAGFSTNSSWMVGAGMVSRGEMALIVLQIGYQAGLIDPSYYSPFVIIILLSTVIAPLLLEFFTKKVYP; encoded by the coding sequence ATGGAATTTATTGGTATTCTATGTCTCATTCTTGTGTCGACGACAATCGCGTCACATTTATCGAGGCGAATTGGCATACCAGCTGTTGTTGGTCAACTCTTAGTCGGGGTATTACTAGGAGGTGCAGTTCTCAATTGGGTTCAATCAAGTGAACTGGTACATGAGTTTTCAGAAATTGGTGTTATCTTGTTAATGTTTTTAGCTGGATTAGAAAGTGATCTAAGCTTATTAAAAAAATATCTAAAACCTAGTTTATTAGTTGCAACGTTTGGCGTTATCTTCCCCCTGGTTCTTGGCGCAGTTTCAGGAACCGCATTTCAAATTAGCTTCCAAGAATCATTCTTCTTCGGAATTATTTTATCAGCAACTGCAGTAAGTATTACTGTTGAAGTTCTAAAAGAAATGAACGTTATGAATACAAAAGAAGGTTCAACAACTTTAGGTGCATCGGTTATGGATGATGTCTTAGTTGTTTTAGTTCTAAGTTTAAGTATTCCACTTTTAACAGGTTCCTCCTCAAATGGTGTTCCCTTACCGCTTATGATATTAGAAGAAATTGCTTATTTCGCTCTAATTTTTATGTTGGTCAAATGGATTGCCCCTTATTTAGTAAATTTAGCAGAAAAATTATTTGCTAATTCAGCTGTCATCATTGTTTCACTTGTCATTTGTTTGACAATGGCTTATCTTGCTGACTTTGTTGGTTTGAGTGCCGTTATTGGTGCCTTCTTTGCCGGAGTTGCCGTGAGTCAAACAAAAGTCCAACATGAAGTAATGCACAACGTCGAAGCGTTAGGTTACTCCGTGTTTGTTCCAGTCTTCTTTGTCAGCATTGGATTAGATGTTTCATTTGAAAACTTCAAATCACAATTGCTCTTCATTATCGTCTTCACATTTATTGCTGTGGTCTCTAAAATTCTAGGCGGTTTTACTGGTTCAAAACTTGCTGGATTTAGTACCAACAGTTCTTGGATGGTCGGTGCTGGTATGGTATCTCGTGGTGAAATGGCCTTAATTGTTTTACAGATTGGCTATCAAGCAGGATTAATCGATCCTAGCTATTATTCTCCATTTGTAATCATTATTCTATTAAGCACAGTAATCGCACCATTACTTTTAGAATTCTTCACAAAAAAAGTGTACCCATAG
- a CDS encoding MurR/RpiR family transcriptional regulator yields the protein MSNFQSIAKSNYENLTKAEKTVIDFILADVAAASMMTISDVSKKINVSIATISRLSKKLGYQSYQEMRLKVYDGHDAQSSKFFPNLTKDDSFVEIATNSFYMSKISLDETQSILMEEDLKKAIDLLAKVKTCSIFGLGASQVVAMNAFHCFLRSSLNCTYIQDYHLQMMSLTKLGENDCLFLISHTGHNKDMIQLATIAREKNIPIITITSNRHSPLAKLSDIILVSVSDETKYRPEAVSSLLAQIALVDALFMIYAIKVDDNEEYLLKSRAIINKTRLSSEDD from the coding sequence ATGTCTAATTTTCAAAGTATTGCTAAAAGTAATTATGAGAATCTAACGAAAGCAGAAAAAACAGTGATTGATTTTATTCTAGCAGATGTTGCAGCAGCTAGTATGATGACAATTTCGGATGTTTCTAAAAAAATAAATGTTTCGATTGCTACTATTTCGCGTCTATCTAAAAAGCTAGGCTATCAATCGTATCAAGAAATGCGTTTGAAAGTATATGATGGCCACGATGCACAATCATCCAAATTTTTTCCAAACCTGACTAAAGATGATTCGTTTGTCGAAATTGCTACGAATTCATTTTATATGAGCAAGATTTCATTAGATGAGACACAATCTATTTTAATGGAAGAAGATTTAAAAAAAGCAATTGATTTGTTGGCAAAGGTAAAGACATGTAGCATTTTTGGTTTGGGTGCGTCACAAGTTGTTGCTATGAATGCATTTCATTGTTTTTTACGTTCATCATTGAACTGTACGTATATTCAAGATTATCATTTACAGATGATGTCTTTAACCAAGTTAGGAGAAAATGATTGTCTTTTTTTAATTTCACATACTGGTCACAATAAAGATATGATTCAATTAGCAACAATTGCCCGAGAAAAAAATATTCCTATTATTACGATTACCAGTAATCGCCACTCACCTTTGGCAAAACTTAGTGATATCATTCTTGTCTCCGTTTCAGATGAAACAAAATATCGACCAGAAGCTGTTTCTTCGCTACTTGCACAAATTGCTCTGGTAGATGCCTTATTTATGATTTATGCAATTAAAGTAGATGATAACGAAGAATATCTTTTGAAATCACGAGCAATTATTAATAAAACACGACTTTCATCAGAGGATGATTAA
- a CDS encoding D-isomer specific 2-hydroxyacid dehydrogenase family protein: protein MGQYKIAIVNSSSFGEWFPDHLKRLEAIGPVKRFTFPNDIDGVTLANELHGYNLIISSVTPFFTKEFFEHKDELLIISRHGIGYNNVDLEAAKEKGTIVTIVPPLVERDAVAENAVANLMALVRQTVASSQAAKENRWQDRAQFMGNNLTGKTVGVIGCGNIGSRVAEILKYGFNTRLLVTDPNVDSEWVKKHQAEIVPLDELLQEADIISLNASLNETSFQILNKAAFSKMKKGVYITNTARGALIEEDALLTAIDKGIVRAAATDVMISEPALNTHPYFKNEKMLITPHTSAYTFECLEGMGDKCVTDLERMIVGKQPDTIVTPI, encoded by the coding sequence ATGGGCCAATATAAGATAGCAATTGTTAATTCAAGTAGTTTTGGGGAATGGTTTCCAGATCATCTGAAAAGATTGGAAGCTATTGGACCCGTCAAACGTTTCACTTTTCCAAATGATATAGATGGTGTGACGCTAGCAAATGAACTACATGGATACAATTTAATAATATCTAGTGTTACACCATTTTTCACAAAAGAATTTTTTGAGCATAAAGATGAATTATTAATTATTTCTCGTCATGGAATCGGCTATAATAACGTTGATTTGGAAGCAGCAAAAGAAAAAGGAACGATTGTAACGATTGTGCCACCTCTAGTTGAACGTGATGCAGTTGCTGAAAATGCTGTGGCCAATTTAATGGCACTTGTTCGCCAAACAGTGGCTTCTTCTCAAGCTGCTAAAGAAAATCGTTGGCAAGATCGTGCCCAATTTATGGGAAATAATTTAACTGGTAAAACAGTGGGTGTGATTGGTTGCGGAAATATTGGTAGCCGAGTAGCAGAAATTTTAAAATATGGTTTTAATACTCGCTTATTAGTAACTGATCCTAATGTTGATTCAGAGTGGGTAAAGAAACATCAAGCAGAAATAGTACCACTGGACGAATTATTACAAGAAGCAGATATCATTTCTCTGAATGCATCGTTAAATGAAACTAGCTTTCAAATTTTAAATAAAGCTGCTTTTTCTAAGATGAAAAAAGGTGTTTACATCACAAACACAGCTAGAGGTGCATTAATTGAAGAAGATGCTCTGTTGACAGCTATTGATAAAGGAATTGTCCGAGCCGCTGCAACAGATGTCATGATTTCAGAACCAGCGCTGAACACACATCCTTACTTTAAGAATGAAAAAATGTTAATTACACCTCACACGTCGGCATATACTTTTGAGTGTTTAGAAGGAATGGGTGATAAATGTGTAACTGATTTAGAGCGCATGATTGTGGGAAAACAACCAGATACGATAGTGACTCCTATATAA
- the gnd gene encoding phosphogluconate dehydrogenase (NAD(+)-dependent, decarboxylating) translates to MEAINEIGMIGLGKMGLGLTQNMMRNGIRVIGYDKASTIEMEGEFKQVGSLSEVVAALSGKRIIWLMVPAGEVTRQVVSELGELLSEGDIIIDGGNSFFKDSVENYEYLAMKGISFLDCGSSGGMSGALNGGNFMIGGNKETFDFVEKLFEKISCQNGYLYTGKSGSGHYLKMIHNGIEYAMMAAIGEGFDLLEHSEYDFDNEKVARLWNNGSVIRSWLIELAEEAFKKDPKLDKVKGIMYSSGEGKWTVDEALQKQVAIPVITMSLMMRYRSLEDDTFTGKVVSSLRNGFGGHAMKTIE, encoded by the coding sequence ATGGAAGCTATAAATGAAATCGGAATGATTGGTTTAGGAAAAATGGGATTAGGATTAACCCAAAATATGATGCGGAATGGTATAAGAGTAATTGGGTACGATAAAGCAAGCACGATTGAAATGGAAGGAGAGTTCAAGCAAGTAGGATCCTTATCTGAAGTTGTTGCTGCATTATCAGGAAAACGTATCATCTGGTTAATGGTTCCAGCTGGTGAAGTCACACGTCAGGTAGTTAGTGAGTTAGGCGAATTATTATCTGAAGGTGATATTATCATCGATGGCGGAAATTCATTTTTTAAAGACTCTGTTGAAAATTATGAATACTTAGCAATGAAAGGAATTTCGTTTTTAGACTGTGGTTCTTCTGGTGGGATGAGTGGTGCATTGAATGGTGGGAACTTTATGATTGGTGGGAATAAAGAAACCTTTGACTTTGTAGAGAAGCTTTTTGAAAAAATTTCATGTCAAAATGGCTATCTGTATACAGGAAAATCAGGAAGTGGTCATTATTTAAAAATGATTCATAACGGTATTGAATACGCCATGATGGCAGCTATTGGAGAAGGGTTTGACTTATTAGAACATTCTGAGTATGACTTTGATAATGAAAAAGTTGCTAGACTTTGGAATAACGGTTCTGTTATCCGATCATGGCTAATCGAATTAGCAGAAGAAGCATTTAAGAAAGATCCAAAGTTAGATAAGGTAAAAGGAATTATGTATTCTTCTGGTGAAGGCAAATGGACAGTAGATGAAGCGTTGCAAAAACAAGTAGCAATTCCCGTGATTACGATGTCATTAATGATGCGCTATCGTTCATTAGAAGACGATACATTTACAGGAAAAGTTGTTTCCTCTTTACGAAATGGTTTTGGAGGACACGCAATGAAAACAATTGAATGA
- the gndA gene encoding NADP-dependent phosphogluconate dehydrogenase, whose product MTKQQIGVVGMAVMGKNLALNIESRGYSVALYNRTGSKTEEVVHDNPDKNLKGTYSVEEFVDSIEKPRRIVLMVQAGRGTDATIQSLLPHLDQGDVLIDGGNTFFQDTIRRSNELADSGINFIGTGVSGGEEGALKGPSIMPGGQKEAYELVAPILEKISAKAEDGSPCVTYIGPDGAGHYVKMVHNGIEYGDMQLIAESYDLMQNILGLSVDEMAEIFAEWNTGELDSFLIEITADILTRKDDLGTGKPIVDVILDAAGNKGTGKWTSQSALDLGVPLPLITESVFARYISAYKEERVQASNVLPKPAAYQFEGDKKEFVEKIRQALYFSKIMSYAQGFAQLRSASKEYNWELPFGEIAKIWREGCIIRAQFLQKITDAYDKEADLENLLLDDYFKDITANYQQAVRDVVALAVQAGVPVPTFSSAISYFDSYRSERLPANIIQAQRDYFGAHTYERTDREGIFHYSWYE is encoded by the coding sequence ATGACAAAACAACAAATTGGCGTTGTTGGGATGGCCGTAATGGGTAAAAACTTAGCGCTAAATATCGAAAGCCGGGGCTATTCTGTTGCTTTATACAACCGTACCGGTTCAAAAACAGAAGAAGTGGTTCATGACAATCCAGATAAGAACTTAAAAGGAACTTACAGCGTGGAAGAATTTGTTGATTCTATCGAAAAACCACGTCGTATTGTATTAATGGTTCAAGCGGGTCGCGGAACAGACGCAACCATTCAATCCTTATTACCACATTTAGATCAAGGGGATGTGCTAATTGATGGCGGAAATACCTTCTTCCAAGACACGATCCGTCGTAGTAATGAATTAGCAGACTCTGGCATTAACTTTATTGGAACCGGTGTTTCTGGTGGAGAAGAAGGTGCCTTAAAAGGCCCATCAATCATGCCTGGCGGTCAAAAAGAAGCCTATGAATTAGTGGCACCTATCTTAGAAAAAATTTCTGCGAAAGCAGAAGATGGCTCCCCTTGTGTGACCTATATTGGTCCAGATGGCGCAGGTCATTATGTAAAAATGGTGCATAACGGCATCGAATACGGAGATATGCAATTAATTGCGGAATCGTATGATTTAATGCAAAACATTTTAGGTTTGTCTGTGGATGAAATGGCCGAAATTTTTGCCGAATGGAATACAGGGGAGTTAGATAGTTTCTTAATTGAAATTACTGCAGATATCCTAACACGTAAAGACGATTTAGGCACAGGAAAACCAATTGTCGATGTAATCTTAGATGCAGCTGGCAATAAAGGAACTGGGAAATGGACGAGTCAAAGTGCCCTAGATTTAGGTGTACCCTTACCATTAATTACAGAATCTGTTTTTGCTCGTTATATCTCTGCATATAAAGAGGAACGTGTACAAGCAAGTAACGTTTTACCAAAACCAGCCGCGTATCAGTTTGAAGGCGATAAAAAAGAATTTGTTGAAAAAATTCGTCAAGCCTTGTATTTCAGTAAAATTATGAGCTACGCGCAAGGCTTTGCGCAATTACGTTCTGCTTCAAAAGAATATAATTGGGAATTACCATTCGGTGAAATTGCGAAAATTTGGCGTGAAGGATGTATTATCCGTGCACAATTCTTGCAAAAAATTACCGATGCCTATGATAAAGAAGCTGATTTAGAAAACTTATTGTTGGATGATTATTTTAAAGACATTACTGCGAACTACCAACAAGCTGTTCGTGATGTGGTCGCGTTAGCCGTTCAAGCAGGAGTACCTGTACCAACATTCTCATCAGCCATTTCATATTTCGATTCATATCGTTCGGAACGTTTGCCAGCGAATATCATTCAAGCGCAACGTGATTATTTTGGTGCACATACTTACGAACGTACAGACCGTGAAGGAATTTTCCATTATTCATGGTATGAGTAA
- a CDS encoding HAD family hydrolase, with product MTRSLEAVVFDMDGLMIDTEKTYKEGWLLGANALNVELPGTFINDAAGRSIDDNIKALQQLTNDLSIVMSIRKIREDYFYQNLANGKIPLKPYLKELIEVLKANQIKTAVATSSYKNRVSRVFEHYHMTSWFDVVITGDEVANVKPHPELYLTALEMLGVDHQSALVLEDSITGARAANNAKIPFIIVPDSSSEQVVEIPADFRHIETIVPSLENVAHWLIEKNLLKRCNQEEYR from the coding sequence ATGACAAGATCCTTAGAGGCGGTTGTCTTTGATATGGATGGTCTAATGATTGATACAGAAAAAACTTACAAAGAAGGTTGGTTATTAGGTGCCAACGCTTTGAACGTTGAATTACCAGGAACGTTTATTAACGATGCAGCAGGTCGAAGTATAGATGACAATATTAAAGCACTACAGCAATTGACGAATGACCTGTCTATTGTGATGTCTATTCGTAAAATACGAGAAGACTATTTTTACCAGAATCTAGCAAATGGAAAAATTCCTTTGAAACCCTATTTGAAAGAATTAATAGAAGTATTAAAAGCGAATCAAATAAAAACAGCCGTTGCAACTTCTTCTTATAAAAATAGAGTGTCACGTGTTTTTGAACATTATCATATGACTTCATGGTTTGATGTGGTAATTACTGGTGATGAGGTGGCAAATGTTAAACCTCATCCAGAATTGTATCTCACGGCTTTAGAGATGCTTGGTGTAGACCATCAATCTGCATTAGTATTGGAAGATTCTATAACGGGTGCTAGAGCAGCGAACAATGCAAAGATTCCATTTATCATTGTTCCTGACAGTAGTTCAGAACAAGTAGTAGAGATTCCAGCAGATTTTAGGCATATAGAAACAATTGTTCCTAGTTTAGAAAACGTTGCACATTGGTTAATTGAAAAAAATTTACTAAAAAGATGTAATCAGGAGGAGTACAGATGA
- a CDS encoding PTS fructose transporter subunit IIA yields the protein MLGIVIATHGKLSDGFKDAAEVVVGEANNIEIVNLHAGNPVDALGDDITDAVKKVDDGDGVIILADLLSASPYNQSVIAINGLDEELQQRVHIISGVSFPMLLEAINHQFIGTPVNEAVATIVEQGKNGITSWHVTELQSTGVEDEEEDDF from the coding sequence GTGTTAGGAATTGTGATAGCAACACATGGAAAACTTAGTGATGGATTCAAAGATGCCGCAGAAGTAGTAGTGGGTGAAGCAAATAATATAGAAATTGTTAATTTGCATGCAGGGAATCCTGTAGATGCATTGGGGGACGATATTACTGATGCAGTAAAAAAAGTAGATGATGGTGATGGTGTCATTATCTTAGCGGATTTATTAAGTGCCAGTCCGTACAATCAATCAGTCATTGCAATTAATGGACTAGATGAAGAATTACAACAGAGAGTTCACATTATTTCAGGTGTAAGTTTTCCTATGCTTTTAGAAGCTATTAATCATCAATTCATTGGAACTCCTGTAAACGAAGCGGTAGCAACAATTGTGGAACAAGGAAAAAATGGCATTACCTCTTGGCATGTGACGGAACTACAGTCTACAGGTGTAGAAGATGAAGAAGAGGACGATTTTTAA
- a CDS encoding PTS system mannose/fructose/N-acetylgalactosamine-transporter subunit IIB codes for MGVVNLARVDERLIHGQVMLTLSQKSGVNSIFVVDDVVAKDKFMKDLYKSAGSRTGKKTIVMTTEKCKYYWDEFKFKEYNCIIVTKTIDTVYELVKHGIPMTDVNIGGIAQKNPDKDILVTKSVYTNKEDALKLKELKDNYGVENIYFQATPAASSTSLETVLTKFD; via the coding sequence ATGGGTGTAGTAAATTTAGCAAGAGTAGATGAGCGATTGATTCATGGGCAAGTAATGCTGACATTGTCACAAAAGAGTGGAGTAAATTCAATTTTTGTCGTAGATGACGTAGTAGCAAAAGATAAGTTTATGAAAGACTTATACAAGAGTGCTGGTAGCCGAACTGGTAAGAAAACTATAGTTATGACGACAGAAAAATGTAAATATTATTGGGACGAATTTAAATTTAAAGAATATAACTGTATTATTGTTACGAAAACAATTGATACTGTCTATGAACTAGTCAAACATGGTATTCCAATGACTGACGTTAATATTGGTGGGATTGCTCAAAAAAATCCCGATAAAGATATTCTTGTCACTAAGTCAGTATATACAAATAAAGAAGATGCGTTGAAGTTAAAAGAATTAAAAGACAATTATGGGGTTGAAAATATTTATTTCCAAGCAACACCAGCAGCTTCCAGTACTTCTTTAGAAACGGTTCTAACAAAATTCGATTAA
- a CDS encoding PTS system mannose/fructose/sorbose family transporter subunit IID, producing the protein MTNNENVKKAGAPEEITQNDVRKSYLRWHFANEIPHSFERYLAPSLLYGMMPILRKLYKDDEQLKAAYKRQLLFFNTQLTWGGGVITGLMSSMEQERARQEYNNEEITMTDDLMYNTKAGLMGALAGIGDAIDSGTIQYIFIAIAVPWAQEGSAMGALFPFIAFALYQFAMGLFFAKQGFSMGRNATSLMESAGIKTMIDLLSILGLFMMGVLAGNYITVTSSLSFDISGREFVIQEILDKIVPGLLPLATVMGVYLYYTKKGLKVTQALLWLTGILIVLAAIGIL; encoded by the coding sequence ATGACTAACAATGAAAATGTAAAAAAAGCTGGTGCGCCAGAAGAGATTACACAAAATGATGTTCGTAAATCATATTTAAGATGGCATTTTGCAAATGAAATTCCACATTCATTTGAGCGTTACTTAGCGCCATCTCTTCTATATGGAATGATGCCTATCTTAAGAAAATTATATAAAGATGATGAACAATTAAAAGCAGCTTATAAACGTCAATTATTATTCTTTAATACTCAGTTAACTTGGGGTGGTGGTGTTATCACTGGCTTAATGTCTTCTATGGAACAAGAAAGAGCACGACAAGAGTACAACAATGAAGAAATAACTATGACTGATGACTTAATGTACAATACCAAAGCAGGTTTGATGGGCGCTTTAGCTGGAATTGGGGATGCTATTGACTCAGGGACTATTCAATATATCTTTATTGCGATTGCTGTACCATGGGCGCAAGAAGGTAGCGCAATGGGTGCTTTATTCCCATTTATTGCCTTTGCATTGTATCAATTTGCCATGGGATTATTCTTTGCAAAACAAGGATTCTCGATGGGGCGAAATGCAACTAGTTTGATGGAAAGTGCTGGAATCAAAACAATGATTGATTTATTGTCAATTCTTGGTCTGTTTATGATGGGGGTTTTAGCAGGGAATTATATTACGGTTACGTCTAGCTTGTCATTTGATATTTCTGGAAGAGAATTTGTTATTCAAGAAATACTAGATAAAATTGTTCCTGGATTATTACCATTAGCAACTGTAATGGGTGTGTATCTCTATTATACGAAAAAGGGATTGAAGGTTACGCAAGCATTATTATGGTTAACAGGAATTTTGATTGTTTTGGCAGCGATAGGTATTTTATAA
- a CDS encoding PTS mannose/fructose/sorbose/N-acetylgalactosamine transporter subunit IIC, which yields METLTVLQSLLIALWVAAVMSRWLGGGATLTLRFSPLMTGLVVGIVLGDVKQAMIVTAAIQLIYMGVFSPGGSMPSEPSIATAIAVPVALLGNLAPEAAISVAVPVGLLGSYLYQFRFFINTFLGKHIDTAVEKLDDGAMRRSIIWYPTIASFMLFVPLVFVALYLGAPVIANVIAALEGTVIIHILEVVGGGLAAIGIATTIYVIGRKDYLIFFFLAYFASVIFKPLEITMVTYAILGALIAAAFVLAKGSNTTPSAASSSGNVDFDDDDDDF from the coding sequence TTGGAAACATTAACAGTCTTACAGAGTTTGCTGATTGCATTATGGGTTGCAGCCGTTATGTCTAGATGGCTTGGTGGTGGGGCAACGCTCACCTTACGTTTCTCACCATTAATGACTGGTTTGGTTGTAGGGATCGTATTAGGCGATGTAAAACAAGCGATGATTGTAACAGCTGCTATTCAGTTAATTTATATGGGGGTATTCTCACCAGGTGGATCGATGCCATCAGAACCATCAATTGCAACGGCAATTGCAGTGCCAGTCGCTTTATTAGGCAATTTAGCACCTGAAGCTGCGATTTCCGTTGCTGTACCCGTAGGTTTGTTAGGTAGTTATTTATATCAATTTAGATTCTTTATCAATACTTTCTTAGGTAAACACATTGATACTGCCGTTGAAAAATTAGATGATGGAGCAATGAGACGTTCAATCATTTGGTATCCAACTATCGCGTCATTTATGCTATTTGTTCCATTAGTGTTTGTTGCTCTTTATTTAGGTGCTCCCGTTATTGCGAATGTGATTGCAGCGTTAGAAGGAACAGTTATTATTCATATTCTTGAAGTTGTAGGTGGCGGTTTAGCGGCTATAGGTATTGCAACTACCATTTATGTTATTGGAAGAAAAGATTATTTGATTTTCTTCTTCTTAGCTTATTTTGCAAGTGTGATTTTCAAACCACTAGAAATCACAATGGTAACTTATGCTATTTTAGGAGCTTTAATTGCTGCAGCATTTGTATTAGCAAAAGGTTCTAATACTACGCCAAGTGCAGCATCTTCTAGTGGCAATGTAGATTTTGATGATGATGACGATGATTTTTAA